A stretch of DNA from Manihot esculenta cultivar AM560-2 chromosome 7, M.esculenta_v8, whole genome shotgun sequence:
aaatattttttgattaataccgttttgataaaattttgatttaattcaagTATGGTTTTATAGATTTATATACAAGGGGCAAGATTCAcataattccttttttttttcttctaacaCAAACCTTTGGCTATTTTAGAAAATTAGAAACGGATATGAggcaaaatatttattttttcagaaTTAATTTGGacctacatatatatatatcctcTTCGTCACCTTCCACACAGGGTCATGGTTTGGCCTCCATGTGGAGCTAGCTAGTCGGCATCCTGCAAAATTCTTGTTATTTTCTAATGCATAACTTTTCTTGGTGGATTATAGCCTGTGAATTCAAACATCatctcaaatttttaattttacatcGCATACCCACTTCAACAAAAGACTTTCTTCATCAATAAATCCAATGAACAAGCAAACAAAATATGCTTAAGATTCACCAGCACAATCATTGtaaatagcaaaaaaaaaaaaaaaaaaaagaaaacttgcTTGCTGGCTTCCCATGTTTTTTTCCCAGAAACAGCTGAACGATCATTACTAAGAATTCTCTGATGGCTCTTTTGCATAATCTATTGATCATGCACTTAGCTTTTCTTGTTTCGTATGAAAATTTCATAGGAAATTTCCCTGTGGACTTCTCTATATCATTATCAACTTTCTCAGCTCATAAATTCTCATAGCCTCCTCTTCCATTCTTGAACTTGCTTCAACAGTTTTCAGTTGTTCTATGATGGCAGGGAATCAGAAACTATGCTTTTTTCTTCTGTTCTTTTTTCATCACTGCTCAAATTTCTCTACCTCTTCAGCAGAAGCATCCAATGCCAATCACCAATTACCTAAAAGATTTTTTGATATAACAGCACCTGGGTCAGCACCTGCGCCAACTCCCGATGTACCGAAACCAGCACCTGGGTCAGCACCTGCGCCGACTCCCGATGTACCAAAACCAGCACCTCACTCAGCGCCTGCACCATCTCCGAATACAACGAACGTTCACCCACCGCCGCCGCCACCTCCACCTGTAGTTCTTCCGCCTCCACCATCAGATTCACCTCTCCCCAGTTTTGAGACAGGGCAAGAGAAAGGCTCGTCATCTAAACTAAGTGGAGGACAGAAGGCAGGGATAGTGATTGGAACTCTAGCAGGGACTGGAATATTAGCATTTGGTGGATGCATATATATGAAACGCAGAAATAACGTTAACAGAGCTCGATTGGCGTCGTCAGCAAGGATACCAGTTCTTTAACACTGTTTGGATGTGAGGAAAAGggagagaaagaaaaataaatggagGAACACATGTGTATAAGGAGGGATAGCAAGTAGCCagctttatttgtttgttttgaaTGAGGACTGACAATAGGAAATAAtagttattttgattactttctctttattttggaaaaaaaaaatcaaggaaaaaaaatccatttctttattttaaaattcttctttctgtttttttttttttctaaatattgtttcttcttcttgtttctCACTTACAAATTGTttgattctttttttaataatatttttttaaaaaacaaaactacttattgtattaataaaattctatcaaataaagagaaatattaTTCCAAACAGAAAAACGATTATACCTAATCCTCtagccaaagtatgagcagttagaatAGCATTAGAACGAACTCATC
This window harbors:
- the LOC110619051 gene encoding classical arabinogalactan protein 5; translation: MAGNQKLCFFLLFFFHHCSNFSTSSAEASNANHQLPKRFFDITAPGSAPAPTPDVPKPAPGSAPAPTPDVPKPAPHSAPAPSPNTTNVHPPPPPPPPVVLPPPPSDSPLPSFETGQEKGSSSKLSGGQKAGIVIGTLAGTGILAFGGCIYMKRRNNVNRARLASSARIPVL